The following are encoded in a window of Thermodesulfobacterium geofontis OPF15 genomic DNA:
- a CDS encoding manganese-dependent inorganic pyrophosphatase has translation MEHVIYVVGHKKPDTDSVCSAIVFAYLLNEWKNSGCKIMKVDKEAVPVIQGEPNAETKFVLEKFGAKVPEIITDGEGKTVALVDHSDKVQSLDNIDKAEIVAVVDHHKIGDVTTPNPILFVNFPVGCTATVLKFLFDKTGVALPKDLAGLLLASILSDTVVFKSATTTPMDKEVAEELAKIVGIDDIIKFGVEVKSKLSDVSGMTAKDIIMRDFKDYNMSGKKVGVGQIELIDLAMVEGRLEEIYNELNKIKSEGAYHTVVLMLTDIMKEGTELMVITDEPKIIEITFGKKLEGKSVWLPGVMSRKKEVVPPLEKTFANL, from the coding sequence ATGGAACATGTAATTTATGTAGTTGGTCACAAGAAACCCGATACAGATTCTGTTTGCTCTGCTATTGTATTTGCTTATCTTTTGAATGAGTGGAAAAATTCAGGTTGTAAAATTATGAAAGTTGATAAAGAAGCAGTTCCTGTAATTCAAGGAGAACCTAATGCAGAAACCAAATTTGTATTGGAAAAATTTGGTGCTAAGGTTCCCGAAATTATAACTGATGGTGAAGGTAAAACAGTTGCTTTAGTTGATCATTCAGATAAGGTTCAGAGTTTAGACAATATTGATAAAGCTGAAATTGTAGCAGTAGTTGATCATCACAAAATTGGAGATGTAACAACTCCTAATCCTATACTTTTTGTAAACTTTCCTGTGGGATGTACAGCAACTGTTTTGAAATTTCTCTTCGACAAAACAGGAGTTGCTCTTCCTAAGGATTTAGCAGGACTTCTTTTAGCTTCAATTTTAAGTGATACTGTAGTATTTAAATCAGCTACTACTACTCCTATGGATAAAGAAGTAGCAGAAGAACTTGCTAAAATTGTGGGTATAGATGATATAATTAAATTTGGTGTGGAAGTTAAATCTAAACTTTCTGATGTATCTGGAATGACAGCAAAAGACATAATTATGAGAGACTTTAAAGATTATAATATGAGTGGTAAAAAAGTAGGAGTAGGACAAATTGAACTTATAGATTTAGCAATGGTAGAAGGAAGATTGGAAGAAATTTATAATGAATTAAATAAAATCAAAAGCGAAGGAGCTTATCATACTGTAGTTCTTATGCTTACAGATATTATGAAAGAGGGAACAGAATTAATGGTTATAACTGATGAACCTAAGATTATAGAGATTACTTTTGGTAAGAAATTAGAAGGTAAAAGTGTTTGGTTGCCTGGAGTAATGAGCAGAAAGAAAGAAGTTGTTCCTCCTCTTGAAAAAACCTTTGCTAATCTCTAA